A genomic stretch from Penicillium digitatum chromosome 4, complete sequence includes:
- a CDS encoding Choline oxidase (CodA), putative → MATTNELPALDVNSYDYIVVGGGTAGCVIAARLAEYLPNKRTLVIEGGPSDFMDDRVLNLKEWLSLLGGELDYDYGTTEQPMGNSNIRHSRAKVLGGCSSHNTLISFRPFEYDCRQWVSKGCKGWDFETFTRIIDNLRNTIQPVHARHRNQLCKDWIQACSSAMKIPVIENFNDDIRKTGELTEGVGFFNISYNPDDGRRSSASVAYIHPILRGDEKRPNLTILTNAWVSKVNIEGDTVTGVDVTLQSGIKHTLRAKKETVLCAGAVDTPRLMMLSGLGPREQLSALGIPVVKDLPGVGENLLDHPESIIMWELNSPVDHNMTTMDSDAGIFLRRELPDAAGFDGKIADVMMHCYQIPFTLNTTRLGYDEPLNAFCMTPNIPRPRSRGRLFLASADPSVKPSLDFRYFTDPEGYDAATIVAGLKAAREIAKQSPFKEWIKREVAPGPKLQTDEELSEYGRRVAHTVYHPAGTTKMGNVATDPMAVVDPTLKVRGLKGMRVADAGVFPDMPSINPMLTVLAIGERAAELIAGEAGWSRNQPRL, encoded by the exons ATGGCCACCACTAACGAGCTCCCGGCCCTCGATGTCAACAGCTACGACTACATTGTCGTTGGTGGCGGTACCGCCGGCTGTGTAATCGCGGCACGCCTGGCTGAGTACCTCCCTAACAAGCGGACTCTGGTTATTGAGGGAGGTCCCAGTGATTTCATGGATGACCGTGTTCTGAACTTGAAGGAATGGCTCAGCTTGCTGGGAGGAGAGCTTGACTACGACTACGGCACCACCGAGCAGCCCATGG GTAACAGCAATATCCGTCACTCCCGAGCCAAGGTCCTGGGTGGTTGCTCTAGCCACAACACCCTCATCTCTTTCCGTCCCTTCGAGTATGATTGCCGTCAATGGGTTTCCAAGGGTTGCAAGGGCTGGGACTTTGAGACCTTCACCCGCATTATTGATAATTTGCGCAACACTATCCAGCCGGTGCATGCCCGCCACCGTAACCAGCTGTGTAAGGACTGGATCCAGGCCTGCTCTAGCGCCATGAAAATCCCTGTCATCGAGAACTTCAACGATGACATCCGCAAGACTGGTGAGCTGACTGAGGGTGTCGGCTTCTTCAACATCTCCTACAACCCCGATGATGGCCGCCGCAGCAGTGCCAGTGTCGCCTACATCCACCCCATTCTCCGTGGTGATGAGAAGCGTCCTAACTTGACTATTCTCACCAACGCTTGGGTTAGCAAAGTTAACATTGAGGGTGATACCGTGACCGGCGTTGATGTTACTCTGCAGTCTGGTATCAAGCACACACTACGTGCCAAGAAGGAAACCGTTCTCTGTGCCGGAGCTGTCGACACCCCTCGCCTCATGATGCTCTCCGGTCTTGGTCCGCGTGAGCAGCTGTCTGCACTCGGAATTCCCGTTGTGAAGGATCTCCCCGGTGTCGGTGAGAACCTACTGGACCACCCCGAGAGCATCATCATGTGGGAGCTCAACAGCCCCGTGGATCACAACATGACCACAATGGACTCTGACGCTGGTATCTTCTTGCGCCGCGAGCTGCCCGACGCCGCTGGATTCGACGGCAAGATCGCCGACGTGATGATGCACTGCTACCAGATTCCGTTCACCCTCAACACCACTCGTCTCGGCTACGACGAGCCCTTGAACGCATTCTGCATGACTCCCAACATCCCCCGCCCCCGCTCCCGCGGTCGTCTCTTCTTGGCCTCCGCCGACCCCTCCGTAAAGCCCTCGCTGGACTTCCGTTACTTCACCGACCCCGAGGGCTACGACGCTGCCACGATCGTGGCGGGTCTCAAGGCTGCTCGTGAGATTGCCAAGCAGTCTCCCTTCAAGGAGTGGATCAAGCGCGAGGTTGCTCCGGGccccaagttgcagactGACGAGGAGTTGTCTGAATACGGCCGTCGCGTTGCACACACTGTGTACCACCCCGCTGGTACTACCAAGATGGGCAACGTTGCCACCGACCCCATGGCGGTTGTTGACCCCACCCTGAAGGTCCGTGGCCTAAAGGGCATGCGTGTCGCTGATGCTGGTGTCTTCCCTGACATGCCTAGCATCAACCCTATGCTGACAGTCCTGGCCATTGGTGAGCGTGCCGCCGAGCTGATTGCTGGCGAGGCCGGTTGGTCTCGCAACCAACCCCGTCTGTAA
- a CDS encoding Betaine aldehyde dehydrogenase, putative translates to MSLPFPLRQLYYNGKVQPATSGKSFQTINPATATPLADVQIASNADIDAAIAAADRAFPSWAQTPLIARARILHKAAALLRERNDEIARIETLDSGKAFTETSTVDVTTGADVLEYYANLIGSGGLNGETTQLREDAWVYTKKAPLGVCAGIGAWNYPIQIALWKSAACLAAGNTMVYKPSEYTPLHGQTLAEIYTEAGLPNGVFNVINGAGDVGAYLTSHPLIAKVSFTGQVATGMKVAGAASGSMKYVTMELGGKSPLIVCPDAELESAVDGAMMANFYSTGQVCTNGTRVFVPRTMKAAFEKNLLEKIPYVRAGPLFDKQTNFGPLSSKVHYDKVIEYIRYGIESDRATLLCGGVEKPSVPKDLQAGFWVQPTVFTDCTDSMRIVQEEIFGPVMSILYYDAIEDAVQRANTTELGLAAGVFTKDLNQAHRVIDQLQAGITWVNTWGESPAEMAVGGWKKSGLGVENGRRGIDAWLQNKSTLVDMSGAVVSVFAKL, encoded by the exons ATGTCGCTTCCTTTCCCACTTCGTCAGCTCTACTACAATGGCAAGGTCCAACCTGCGACCTCCGGCAAATCATTCCAGACTATCAATCCCGCCACTGCAACTCCGCTAGCCGACGTTCAAATTGCCTCCAACGCGGACATCGATGCCGCCATTGCTGCTGCCGATCGTGCATTCCCCTCATGGGCGCAGACCCCGCTAATTGCTCGTGCCCGAATTCTTCACAAGGCTGCTGCCCTGCTACGGGAACGGAACGATGAAATTGCACGCATCGAGACTTTGGACTCTGGAAAGGCCTTTACTGAGACTAGCACTGTCGACGTAACGACTGGCGCCGACGTTTTGGAGTATTATGCCAACTTAATTGGTAGCGGTGGTCTCAATGGAGAAACTACTCAACTCCGCGAGGATGCCTGGGTATACACTAAGAAGGCCCCTCTGGGTGTGTGTGCTGGCATTGGTGCTTGGAACTACCCCATCCAGAT TGCCCTCTGGAAATCCGCTGCCTGTTTAGCCGCTGGTAACACAATGGTCTATAAACCCAGTGAATACACCCCGCTTCATGGTCAGACCCTCGCGGAAATCTACACCGAGGCCGGCCTCCCCAACGGTGTCTTCAACGTGATTAATGGAGCTGGTGATGTCGGTGCCTATTTGACTAGCCACCCACTGATCGCTAAGGTCTCCTTCACCGGTCAAGTGGCGACCGGTATGAAGGTTGCAGGTGCCGCCTCAGGCAGCATGAAGTACGTGACCATGGAGCTGGGTGGCAAAAGCCCTTTGATTGTCTGCCCGGACGCTGAGCTGGAGAGCGCCGTGGATGGCGCCATGATGGCCAACTTCTACAGCACAGGTCAGGTCTGCACCAACGGCACGCGGGTCTTCGTCCCACGCACTATGAAGGCTGCTTTCGAGAAAAACCTGCTCGAGAAAATCCCATATGTGCGGGCCGGCCCGCTCTTTGACAAGCAGACCAACTTCGGTCCCCTCAGCTCTAAAGTCCACTACGACAAGGTCATCGAATATATTCGTTATGGTATTGAGTCTGATCGCGCCACCCTGCTCTGTGGTGGTGTCGAGAAGCCCTCTGTGCCCAAAGACTTGCAGGCCGGTTTCTGGGTCCAGCCGACCGTTTTCACCGACTGCACTGACTCCATGAGAATCGTTCAGGAGGAGATCTTTGGCCCCGTTATGTCCATCCTGTACTATGACGCCATCGAGGATGCCGTGCAACGCGCTAACACCACTGAGCTTGGTCTCGCTGCTGGTGTCTTCACTAAGGACTTGAACCAGGCTCATCGCGTCATTGACCAGCTGCAGGCTGGTATTACCTGGGTGAACACATGGGGCGAGAGCCCTGCTGAGATGGCCGTTGGTGGCTGGAAGAAGAGCGGTCTGGGCGTGGAAAATGGTCGTCGCGGGATTGACGCTTGGCTGCAGAACAAGAGCACTCTGGTTGATATGAGCGGTGCCGTGGTCAGCGTCTTCGCCAAGCTATAA